The following DNA comes from Croceicoccus sp. YJ47.
CCACAGGCGCGGAGTCAACGGGAACCGCCGATCGGCCCGCCCTCTTGCCCTCCCCCGCACAAGCTGCGACAGGCAGGATCATGACCGATACGCCAGATTACGGGAACGGGCCGGACGATACGACGCTCTCCGATCACGCTGGCGCCTATCGCGATCCGGCGCCCTTCGCATGCGAGGCGCAGGGGCATAGCCTCGCCTTCTACCCTGCGGGAAAGGACCGTCTCGACGCGCTGCTCGACCTGATTGCGGGGGCGAGCCGCACGCTGCGCCTGTGTTTCTACATCTTTGCCGAGGATGACGTGTCGCACCGGGTGCGCGATGCGCTCACCGCCGCGGCGCGGCGCGGGGTCGCGGTGCAGCTCCTGCTGGACGGGTTCGGCGCGGACGCCAGCGACGAATTCCTCGCCCCGTTGACCGAGGCCGGCGGATGGCACGGGCGGTTCGGGACGAAATGGTCGCAACGCTATCTCATCCGCAATCATCAGAAGATGGCGATCGCGGACGATGCCATCGCCATGATCGGCGGCTTTAACATATCGGACGATTATTTTGCGCCGCCCGCGATGAACGGGTGGAACGACATGGGCGTGACTGTGCGCGGATCGGCCGTGGCCTCGCTGATCGACTGGTACGACCGGCTGATCGCGCTCGTCGCGGATAGCGGGACGCGATGGCGCGACGTTCGCCGGGCCGTGCGGCACTGGAATCCGGGCGACGGGGCGGTGCAATTGCTGATCGGGGGGCCGACGCGGGGCATGTCGTCATGGGCGCACCGCGTCGGGCAGGATTTGCGCAGCGGCGACCGGCTCGACATGATGATGGCGTATTTCTCACCCTCGCGGCGGTTGATGAAACGCATCGGCGGCATCGCGGGCAAGGGGGATACGCGGCTGGTGATGGCCGGGAAATCCGACAATGACGCCACCATCGGGGCGACGCGCTCGCTCTATCACGACCTCCTGAAACGCGGGGCGCGGGTGTGGGAATTCATGCCGTGCAAGATGCACACGAAGCTGATCGTGCTCGACGATGCGGTCTATTTCGGGAGCGCGAATTTCGACATGCGCAGCCTCTATCTCAATCTCGAGATCATGTTGCGGATCGAGGATTCCGTCCTTGCCGACCGGATGCGCGAATTCGTCGGCGCGCATCTTGCCGCGTCGCAGGAGATCGACCGCGCCTGGCTGCGCGCGCGTGACGGGCTGTGGACGCGGATCCGCTGGAACCTGTCGTGGTTCCTCGTCGCCGTCGCCGATTACACGGTCAGCCGCCGGCTACAACATCGGGCCATAGCGCGAGGCTCAGTCGTAGTCGGCGGCGTAGCTGTCCTCGGCCAGATCGGAGAAGCGGGTGATGCGCGGCTCGAACCGCATGCGCACCTTGCCGGTGGAACCGTGGCGCTGCTTCGCCACGATCAGCTCGGCAAGGCCATAGACCCGCTCCATTTCCGCGGCCCAGGACGCGTGCGCCTCGTGCACCTTCGTGTCGTCGGTTTCGACGGGGCGCTTGGGTTCCTTGGCCGCAACGTAGTAATCCTCGCGATAGACGAAGAGCACGATATCGGCGTCCTGCTCGATCGAACCCGATTCGCGAAGGTCGGACAGCATCGGCTTCTTGTCCTCGCGCTGCTCCACCGCGCGGGACAGCTGCGACAGCGCCATGACCGGGATGTCGAGCTCCTTGGCCAGCGTTTTCAGGCCCCGGCTGATTTCCGAAATCTCGTTGACGCGATTGTCATTGGCCCGGCCCGACCCTTGCAGCAATTGGAGGTAGTCGACCACGATGAAGCCGATGTCGTGCCGCCGCTTCAACCGCCGCGCCCGCGCGCGCAACGCCGCGATGGTCAGCGCCGGCGTATCGTCGATGAACAGGGGCAGTTCGGCCAGCTCCTGGCTCGCGCGGGAGAGTGCCTGGAAATCCTCGCGGCTGATCTTGCCCATGCGCAGGTTTTCCGAACTGATCCCCGATTGTTCGGCGAGGATACGGGTCGCAAGCTGATCCGCGCTCATTTCCAAAGAGAAGAACGCGACCGGCGAGCCCACCGATTCCTCGCCCGGAATGCCGTCGGCCAGATCGCGGCGATACCGGTTGGCCGCGTTGAACGCCATGTTGGTGGCGAGCGAGGTCTTGCCCATGCCCGGACGCCCGGCGAGGATCAGGAGGTCGGAATTCTTGAGACCGCCGATCTTCTCGTTCACGCTGTTGAGGCCGGTCGTCACGCCCGACACGTGCCCGCCGGAATTGAGCGCCTGCTCGATCAGCTTGATCGACTGGCGCGTGGCGGCGGCGAAATTCTTCGTCTCGTTGCCGGTCGCGGCCCCCTCGGCCACGCGATAAAGCGCGCTTTCCGCCCGCTCGATCTGTCCCATCGGGTCGACATCGTCCGAGGTATCGAGCGCGTCTGTCACCAGCGTGCGCCCCACGCTCACCAGCTCGCGCAGGAGGGCCAGCTCGTAGATCTGCTCGGCCAGGACCTGCGGCGCCAGAAGCCCCTGCCCATCCGCCGTCAGCCGGGCGAGATAGGTGATGCCGCCCATTTCCTTCAGCCCTTCATCGGCCTCGAAATAGGGTTTCAGCGTCACCGGCGTCACCACCGCCTTGCGATCGACGAGGTTCAGGATCCGCTCGTAAATGCGCGCGTGCAGCGGTTCGAAGAAATGATCCGGGCTGAGCGCCTTGGGCAATTCCTCGATCACGCGATTGTCGATGAGCACGGCCCCGAGAAAGGCGGCCTCCGCCTCCACATTGCTGGGAAGGGTGCGCGCGTCGCCTTCGCCCTCATCGGGGCGGAGCAGGGTTATCTCTGTTGCCATAGCCGCAAAATAGGCGGGTGGCCCCGCGCGCGCCAGCCGGATTATCTCACTAAATTAATCCACAGCCTGTGCATATCATCGCGACAGCAGGAAAACCGCATATTCCGCGCGCAGATTCGCCGCCGCCGCACCCGTCAGCCGGTCACCGTTCAAAAACCAGCGCCGTTCGATCGTCATCCCCCGGCCCCGCGCCAGCGCGGCGAAATCGTCGATCGTCACATGGTGGATATTGGGCGTTTCGTACCATGTCACCGGGAGCAGCCGCGTCACCGGCATGCGCCCCCCGAACATGAGCGAGGCCCGCACCCGCCAATGCGCGAAATTGGGAAAGGACACGAAGGCCCGCCGCCCGATGCGCAGCAATTCGTCGAGGATGAGATCGGGCCGCCGCGTCGTCTGCAACGTCTGCGACAGGATGGCGTAGTCGAAGCTGCCGTCGCCGTAGAAGCCGAGATCGGCATCGGCATCCCCCTGCACCACCGACAGGCCGCGCGACACGCAGGTGGCGACCTTCTCCGCGTCGATCTCCAGCCCGCGCGCATCGACGCCCCGCCGGTCGCGCAGCGCCGCCATGAGGTCGCCATCGCCGCACCCGATGTCGAGCACGCGGGAACCGGGCGCCACATGATCGGCAATGACGGCTAGATCGGGGCGCAGGCGCGTCACAGGAAGCCCCCCACCACCCGGTCGAGCGCGGGCACGTCGAGGAGGAAGCTGTCATGCCCGAACGGGGCGGACAATTCGACGAAGCTGACCGGCGCGCCCGCGGCATTCAGCGCATGGGCAATCCGCCGCGATTCCGATGTCGGGTAAAGCCAGTCGGTGTCGAAGCTGACGAGGCAGAACCGGGTCTTCGTGCCGGCAAAGGCGTCCGACAACCGCCCGCCATGTTCCTCCGCCAGATCGAAATAATCCATCGCGCGGGTGATGTAGAGATAGCTGTTGGCATCGAACCGGTCGGTGAAGGCCAGCCCCTGATACCGCAGATAGGATTCCACCTGGAAATCCGCGTCGAAACCGAAGGTCTTCGCCGCCCGGTCCTGAAGCCGGCGGCCGAATTTCTCGGTCAGCCCCTGCTCCGACAGATAGGTGATGTGCGCCGCCATGCGCGCCACGGCCAGCCCGCTTTCCGGCCCGACCTTACGGGGATCGGGGCGGGGATCGGCGCCTGGATCGGCACTCGCCTCCGCATAATAATCGCCGCCGTTCCATTGCGGATCGGCCATGATCGCCTGCCGCCCCAGTTCGTGAAAGGCGATGTTCTGCGCGCTGTGGCGCGACGTGCTCGCGATGACGAGCG
Coding sequences within:
- a CDS encoding homoserine O-acetyltransferase — encoded protein: MVDLVHDDTGATLTLADPLPLDSGRSLDGVRIAYRTYGTLNAAKDNAILLCHALTGDQHVASPHPATGKPGWWVRMVGPGKPIDTDRFHVICSNVIGSCMGSSGPAALAPEGRPYAMRFPVITIRDMVRAQVALLDALGIETLHAVVGGSMGGMQALSWAANFGERVKAALVIASTSRHSAQNIAFHELGRQAIMADPQWNGGDYYAEASADPGADPRPDPRKVGPESGLAVARMAAHITYLSEQGLTEKFGRRLQDRAAKTFGFDADFQVESYLRYQGLAFTDRFDANSYLYITRAMDYFDLAEEHGGRLSDAFAGTKTRFCLVSFDTDWLYPTSESRRIAHALNAAGAPVSFVELSAPFGHDSFLLDVPALDRVVGGFL
- the metW gene encoding methionine biosynthesis protein MetW: MTRLRPDLAVIADHVAPGSRVLDIGCGDGDLMAALRDRRGVDARGLEIDAEKVATCVSRGLSVVQGDADADLGFYGDGSFDYAILSQTLQTTRRPDLILDELLRIGRRAFVSFPNFAHWRVRASLMFGGRMPVTRLLPVTWYETPNIHHVTIDDFAALARGRGMTIERRWFLNGDRLTGAAAANLRAEYAVFLLSR
- a CDS encoding replicative DNA helicase encodes the protein MATEITLLRPDEGEGDARTLPSNVEAEAAFLGAVLIDNRVIEELPKALSPDHFFEPLHARIYERILNLVDRKAVVTPVTLKPYFEADEGLKEMGGITYLARLTADGQGLLAPQVLAEQIYELALLRELVSVGRTLVTDALDTSDDVDPMGQIERAESALYRVAEGAATGNETKNFAAATRQSIKLIEQALNSGGHVSGVTTGLNSVNEKIGGLKNSDLLILAGRPGMGKTSLATNMAFNAANRYRRDLADGIPGEESVGSPVAFFSLEMSADQLATRILAEQSGISSENLRMGKISREDFQALSRASQELAELPLFIDDTPALTIAALRARARRLKRRHDIGFIVVDYLQLLQGSGRANDNRVNEISEISRGLKTLAKELDIPVMALSQLSRAVEQREDKKPMLSDLRESGSIEQDADIVLFVYREDYYVAAKEPKRPVETDDTKVHEAHASWAAEMERVYGLAELIVAKQRHGSTGKVRMRFEPRITRFSDLAEDSYAADYD